The following are encoded in a window of Sminthopsis crassicaudata isolate SCR6 chromosome 5, ASM4859323v1, whole genome shotgun sequence genomic DNA:
- the ITIH2 gene encoding inter-alpha-trypsin inhibitor heavy chain H2 isoform X3: MKRLMGFLLFLLLSEARSLDLPTNGLPEFMDYEDLVELDSGNSFFPTENRRYQRSILNDHESDQVMENADDQITLYSYKVQSTVTSRVANTVVQSKVVNNSPDPQNVELEVQIPKGAFVTNFSMIVNGVPFTSTIRERTVARGLYAQARAKGKIAGWVSSNTLDMENFKIEVNVLPGSNVQFELHYQEVKWRKLGSYEHRLYLKPGRLAKHLEVNVWIVEPQGLRFLHVPENLGDHFDGIPVITKGKQKAHVSFKPTVAQQRKCPSCSETAVDGQLVIKYDVTREKKAGELEVFNGYFVHFFAPENLDPIPKNILFVIDVSGSMWGIKMKQTVEAMKTILDDLRAEDQFSVVDFNHNVRSWRDELVPATNAQIADAKKYIEKIQPNGGTNINEALLRAIFILNEASNLRMLDPNSVSLIILVSDGDPTVGELKLSNIQKNVKSSMKDNISLFSLGIGFDVDYDFLERLSQENHGVAQRIYGNQDTSIQLKQFYNQVSTPLLRNVQFNYPQEFVTDVTQNSFHNYFGGSEIVVAGKVEPDKLDHVESIITATSANAQLVMDTLTEMDGLDAFLSKDKHADPDFTRKLWAYLTINQLLAERSLATTNIDKKKITRTILQMSLDHHVVSPLTAMLIESADGDERMLADSPMDQRRPCCQGVLLSSGKKTAQSSIPSWAKPSPTMGPMSMKQAQVLVATPPPHVMRVENDPHFIIYLPKSQKNICFNIDSEPGKILNLVSDPGTGVLVNGELIGAKRLKNKKLSTYFGKLAFYFQNHNIKIEISTEAITLKNGLHTTILSWLDTVHIVHKKLFVSMKKEKTVNITLDGDMSFSVLLHRVWKKHPINVDFLGIYIPPTNKFSPNAHGLIGKVFVRKCIKHGRNMSLDFL; this comes from the exons GAAAATGCTGATGACCAAATAACTCTTTATAGTTATAAAGTTCAATCGACTGTTACATCCCGAGTGGCCAATACTGTTGTCCAAAGCAAAGTGGTGAATAACTCTCCAGATCCACAGAATGTAGAGTTAGAAGTTCAGATACCCAAAGGAGCCTTTGTTACCAACTTCTCCAT GATTGTGAATGGAGTACCATTTACCAGTACCattagagaaaggactgtggcTCGGGGGCTCTATGCTCAAGCAAGAGCCAAAGGCAAAATTGCTGGATGGGTGAG CAGTAACACTCTTGATATGGAGAATTTCAAAATCGAAGTAAATGTCCTCCCAGGATCTAATGTGCAGTTTGAGCTTCATTACCAagaagtgaaatggagaaaattggGATCCTATGAACATAGGCTCTATCTGAAGCCTGGTCGATTAGCCAAACACTTAGAG GTAAACGTATGGATTGTTGAGCCACAAGGGCTTCGTTTCCTTCATGTTCCAGAAAATCTTGGAGACCATTTTGATGGAATTCCAGTTATAACTAAAGGCAAACAAAAG GCACATGTTTCCTTTAAACCAACAGTAGCTCAACAAAGAAAATGCCCCAGCTGTTCTGAGACTGCAGTTGATGGACAACTGGTCATCAAGTATGATGTGACTAGAGAAAAGAAAGCTGGTGAACTTGAA GTCTTCAATGGTTATTTTGTTCACTTCTTTGCTCCTGAAAACTTGGATCCAATTCCTAAAAACATCCTTTTTGTCATTGATGTCAGTGGATCAATGTGGGGAATTAAAATGAAACAG ACTGTTGAAGCAATGAAAACTATATTGGATGACCTAAGAGCTGAGGACCAATTCTCAGTGGTGGATTTCAATCACAATGTCAGAAGCTGGAGAGATGAGCTAGTTCCAGCCACTAATGCACAGATCGCTGATGCTAAGAAGTACATTGAGAAGATACAACCCAATGGGG GCACAAATATTAATGAAGCTCTTTTGAgagcaatttttattttgaatgaagCCAGCAATCTGAGGATGTTGGACCCTAACTCAGTCTCTTTGATTATTTTGGTTTCTGATGGAGATCCAACAGTAG GAGAGCTAAAGTTGTCCAACATCCAAAAGAATGTTAAGTCAAGCATGAAAGATAACATCTCCCTCTTCAGTCTGGGGATAGGTTTTGATGTTGACTATGACTTCTTGGAAAGGCTGTCTCAAGAAAACCATGGAGTTGCTCAAAGGATTTATGGAAACCAGGATACTTCTATACAGCTCAAG caaTTCTACAATCAGGTCTCTACACCATTGCTACGAAATGTTCAGTTTAACTATCCCCAGGAGTTTGTGACAGATGTTACTCAGAACAGTTTCCATAACTATTTTGGAGGCTCAGAAATAGTGGTGGCAGGAAAAGTGGAACCTGATAAATTGGACCATGTGGAAAGTATCATCACAGCGACATCG GCCAATGCCCAGTTAGTCATGGACACTCTCACAGAAATGGATGGCTTGGATGCCTTTTTATCAAAGGACAAGCATGCAGACCCTGATTTCACCAGGAAGTTATGGGCTTATCTAACCATAAACCAACTTCTAGCTGAAAG GAGTCTGGCTACTACAAAtattgacaaaaagaaaataacaagaacCATCCTGCAGATGTCTTTGGACCATCATGTTGTAAGTCCACTTACTGCCATGCTGATTGAAAGTGCTGATGGGGATGAGAGGATGTTGGCAGACTCTCCAATGGACCAACGAAGACCCTGCTGTCAGG GTGTCTTATTATCCAGTGGCAAGAAGACTGCTCAAAGTTCAATTCCTTCTTGGGCCAAACCTTCACCAACAATGGGTCCAATGAGCATGAAGCAAGCTCAAGTGCTTGTAGCAACTCCTCCTCCTCACGTAATGAGAG TTGAAAACGACCCACATTTCATCATTTACCTCCCGAAGAGTCAAAAGAACATTTGTTTCAATATTGATTCAGAACCTGGTAAAATTCTCAACTTGGTTTCTGATCCAGGGACAG gtgTATTGGTGAATGGAGAGCTCATTGGTGCCAAGAGGCTTAAGAATAAAAAACTAAGTACCTATTTTGgaaaattagcattttatttccaaaacCACAACATAAAAATTGAAATTAGTACAGAGGCAATCACCCTGAAAAATGGTCTCCATACTACCATTTTGTCATGGTTGGACACGGTTCACATTGTTCATAAAAA GTTATTTGtctcaatgaaaaaagaaaagactgtgAACATTACCCTGGATGGAGATATGTCCTTCTCAGTCTTACTGCATCGAGTTTGGAAGAAACATCCCATTAATGTCGACTTCTTGGGTATTTATATTCCTCCTACAAACAAGTTTTCACCGAATGCCCATGGACTAATAGGTAAAGTATTTGTCAGAAAATG
- the ITIH2 gene encoding inter-alpha-trypsin inhibitor heavy chain H2 isoform X7: MKRLMGFLLFLLLSEARSLDLPTNGLPEFMDYEDLVELDSGNSFFPTENRRYQRSILNDHESDQVMENADDQITLYSYKVQSTVTSRVANTVVQSKVVNNSPDPQNVELEVQIPKGAFVTNFSMIVNGVPFTSTIRERTVARGLYAQARAKGKIAGWVSSNTLDMENFKIEVNVLPGSNVQFELHYQEVKWRKLGSYEHRLYLKPGRLAKHLEVNVWIVEPQGLRFLHVPENLGDHFDGIPVITKGKQKAHVSFKPTVAQQRKCPSCSETAVDGQLVIKYDVTREKKAGELEVFNGYFVHFFAPENLDPIPKNILFVIDVSGSMWGIKMKQTVEAMKTILDDLRAEDQFSVVDFNHNVRSWRDELVPATNAQIADAKKYIEKIQPNGGTNINEALLRAIFILNEASNLRMLDPNSVSLIILVSDGDPTVGELKLSNIQKNVKSSMKDNISLFSLGIGFDVDYDFLERLSQENHGVAQRIYGNQDTSIQLKQFYNQVSTPLLRNVQFNYPQEFVTDVTQNSFHNYFGGSEIVVAGKVEPDKLDHVESIITATSANAQLVMDTLTEMDGLDAFLSKDKHADPDFTRKLWAYLTINQLLAERSLATTNIDKKKITRTILQMSLDHHVVSPLTAMLIESADGDERMLADSPMDQRRPCCQGVLLSSGKKTAQSSIPSWAKPSPTMGPMSMKQAQVLVATPPPHVMRVENDPHFIIYLPKSQKNICFNIDSEPGKILNLVSDPGTGVLVNGELIGAKRLKNKKLSTYFGKLAFYFQNHNIKIEISTEAITLKNGLHTTILSWLDTVHIVHKKLFVSMKKEKTVNITLDGDMSFSVLLHRVWKKHPINVDFLGIYIPPTNKFSPNAHGLIGK; the protein is encoded by the exons GAAAATGCTGATGACCAAATAACTCTTTATAGTTATAAAGTTCAATCGACTGTTACATCCCGAGTGGCCAATACTGTTGTCCAAAGCAAAGTGGTGAATAACTCTCCAGATCCACAGAATGTAGAGTTAGAAGTTCAGATACCCAAAGGAGCCTTTGTTACCAACTTCTCCAT GATTGTGAATGGAGTACCATTTACCAGTACCattagagaaaggactgtggcTCGGGGGCTCTATGCTCAAGCAAGAGCCAAAGGCAAAATTGCTGGATGGGTGAG CAGTAACACTCTTGATATGGAGAATTTCAAAATCGAAGTAAATGTCCTCCCAGGATCTAATGTGCAGTTTGAGCTTCATTACCAagaagtgaaatggagaaaattggGATCCTATGAACATAGGCTCTATCTGAAGCCTGGTCGATTAGCCAAACACTTAGAG GTAAACGTATGGATTGTTGAGCCACAAGGGCTTCGTTTCCTTCATGTTCCAGAAAATCTTGGAGACCATTTTGATGGAATTCCAGTTATAACTAAAGGCAAACAAAAG GCACATGTTTCCTTTAAACCAACAGTAGCTCAACAAAGAAAATGCCCCAGCTGTTCTGAGACTGCAGTTGATGGACAACTGGTCATCAAGTATGATGTGACTAGAGAAAAGAAAGCTGGTGAACTTGAA GTCTTCAATGGTTATTTTGTTCACTTCTTTGCTCCTGAAAACTTGGATCCAATTCCTAAAAACATCCTTTTTGTCATTGATGTCAGTGGATCAATGTGGGGAATTAAAATGAAACAG ACTGTTGAAGCAATGAAAACTATATTGGATGACCTAAGAGCTGAGGACCAATTCTCAGTGGTGGATTTCAATCACAATGTCAGAAGCTGGAGAGATGAGCTAGTTCCAGCCACTAATGCACAGATCGCTGATGCTAAGAAGTACATTGAGAAGATACAACCCAATGGGG GCACAAATATTAATGAAGCTCTTTTGAgagcaatttttattttgaatgaagCCAGCAATCTGAGGATGTTGGACCCTAACTCAGTCTCTTTGATTATTTTGGTTTCTGATGGAGATCCAACAGTAG GAGAGCTAAAGTTGTCCAACATCCAAAAGAATGTTAAGTCAAGCATGAAAGATAACATCTCCCTCTTCAGTCTGGGGATAGGTTTTGATGTTGACTATGACTTCTTGGAAAGGCTGTCTCAAGAAAACCATGGAGTTGCTCAAAGGATTTATGGAAACCAGGATACTTCTATACAGCTCAAG caaTTCTACAATCAGGTCTCTACACCATTGCTACGAAATGTTCAGTTTAACTATCCCCAGGAGTTTGTGACAGATGTTACTCAGAACAGTTTCCATAACTATTTTGGAGGCTCAGAAATAGTGGTGGCAGGAAAAGTGGAACCTGATAAATTGGACCATGTGGAAAGTATCATCACAGCGACATCG GCCAATGCCCAGTTAGTCATGGACACTCTCACAGAAATGGATGGCTTGGATGCCTTTTTATCAAAGGACAAGCATGCAGACCCTGATTTCACCAGGAAGTTATGGGCTTATCTAACCATAAACCAACTTCTAGCTGAAAG GAGTCTGGCTACTACAAAtattgacaaaaagaaaataacaagaacCATCCTGCAGATGTCTTTGGACCATCATGTTGTAAGTCCACTTACTGCCATGCTGATTGAAAGTGCTGATGGGGATGAGAGGATGTTGGCAGACTCTCCAATGGACCAACGAAGACCCTGCTGTCAGG GTGTCTTATTATCCAGTGGCAAGAAGACTGCTCAAAGTTCAATTCCTTCTTGGGCCAAACCTTCACCAACAATGGGTCCAATGAGCATGAAGCAAGCTCAAGTGCTTGTAGCAACTCCTCCTCCTCACGTAATGAGAG TTGAAAACGACCCACATTTCATCATTTACCTCCCGAAGAGTCAAAAGAACATTTGTTTCAATATTGATTCAGAACCTGGTAAAATTCTCAACTTGGTTTCTGATCCAGGGACAG gtgTATTGGTGAATGGAGAGCTCATTGGTGCCAAGAGGCTTAAGAATAAAAAACTAAGTACCTATTTTGgaaaattagcattttatttccaaaacCACAACATAAAAATTGAAATTAGTACAGAGGCAATCACCCTGAAAAATGGTCTCCATACTACCATTTTGTCATGGTTGGACACGGTTCACATTGTTCATAAAAA GTTATTTGtctcaatgaaaaaagaaaagactgtgAACATTACCCTGGATGGAGATATGTCCTTCTCAGTCTTACTGCATCGAGTTTGGAAGAAACATCCCATTAATGTCGACTTCTTGGGTATTTATATTCCTCCTACAAACAAGTTTTCACCGAATGCCCATGGACTAATAGGTAAA
- the ITIH2 gene encoding inter-alpha-trypsin inhibitor heavy chain H2 isoform X5: MKRLMGFLLFLLLSEARSLDLPTNGLPEFMDYEDLVELDSGNSFFPTENRRYQRSILNDHESDQVMENADDQITLYSYKVQSTVTSRVANTVVQSKVVNNSPDPQNVELEVQIPKGAFVTNFSMIVNGVPFTSTIRERTVARGLYAQARAKGKIAGWVSSNTLDMENFKIEVNVLPGSNVQFELHYQEVKWRKLGSYEHRLYLKPGRLAKHLEVNVWIVEPQGLRFLHVPENLGDHFDGIPVITKGKQKAHVSFKPTVAQQRKCPSCSETAVDGQLVIKYDVTREKKAGELEVFNGYFVHFFAPENLDPIPKNILFVIDVSGSMWGIKMKQTVEAMKTILDDLRAEDQFSVVDFNHNVRSWRDELVPATNAQIADAKKYIEKIQPNGGTNINEALLRAIFILNEASNLRMLDPNSVSLIILVSDGDPTVGELKLSNIQKNVKSSMKDNISLFSLGIGFDVDYDFLERLSQENHGVAQRIYGNQDTSIQLKQFYNQVSTPLLRNVQFNYPQEFVTDVTQNSFHNYFGGSEIVVAGKVEPDKLDHVESIITATSANAQLVMDTLTEMDGLDAFLSKDKHADPDFTRKLWAYLTINQLLAERSLATTNIDKKKITRTILQMSLDHHVVSPLTAMLIESADGDERMLADSPMDQRRPCCQGVLLSSGKKTAQSSIPSWAKPSPTMGPMSMKQAQVLVATPPPHVMRVENDPHFIIYLPKSQKNICFNIDSEPGKILNLVSDPGTGVLVNGELIGAKRLKNKKLSTYFGKLAFYFQNHNIKIEISTEAITLKNGLHTTILSWLDTVHIVHKKLFVSMKKEKTVNITLDGDMSFSVLLHRVWKKHPINVDFLGIYIPPTNKFSPNAHGLIGKVFVRKW, translated from the exons GAAAATGCTGATGACCAAATAACTCTTTATAGTTATAAAGTTCAATCGACTGTTACATCCCGAGTGGCCAATACTGTTGTCCAAAGCAAAGTGGTGAATAACTCTCCAGATCCACAGAATGTAGAGTTAGAAGTTCAGATACCCAAAGGAGCCTTTGTTACCAACTTCTCCAT GATTGTGAATGGAGTACCATTTACCAGTACCattagagaaaggactgtggcTCGGGGGCTCTATGCTCAAGCAAGAGCCAAAGGCAAAATTGCTGGATGGGTGAG CAGTAACACTCTTGATATGGAGAATTTCAAAATCGAAGTAAATGTCCTCCCAGGATCTAATGTGCAGTTTGAGCTTCATTACCAagaagtgaaatggagaaaattggGATCCTATGAACATAGGCTCTATCTGAAGCCTGGTCGATTAGCCAAACACTTAGAG GTAAACGTATGGATTGTTGAGCCACAAGGGCTTCGTTTCCTTCATGTTCCAGAAAATCTTGGAGACCATTTTGATGGAATTCCAGTTATAACTAAAGGCAAACAAAAG GCACATGTTTCCTTTAAACCAACAGTAGCTCAACAAAGAAAATGCCCCAGCTGTTCTGAGACTGCAGTTGATGGACAACTGGTCATCAAGTATGATGTGACTAGAGAAAAGAAAGCTGGTGAACTTGAA GTCTTCAATGGTTATTTTGTTCACTTCTTTGCTCCTGAAAACTTGGATCCAATTCCTAAAAACATCCTTTTTGTCATTGATGTCAGTGGATCAATGTGGGGAATTAAAATGAAACAG ACTGTTGAAGCAATGAAAACTATATTGGATGACCTAAGAGCTGAGGACCAATTCTCAGTGGTGGATTTCAATCACAATGTCAGAAGCTGGAGAGATGAGCTAGTTCCAGCCACTAATGCACAGATCGCTGATGCTAAGAAGTACATTGAGAAGATACAACCCAATGGGG GCACAAATATTAATGAAGCTCTTTTGAgagcaatttttattttgaatgaagCCAGCAATCTGAGGATGTTGGACCCTAACTCAGTCTCTTTGATTATTTTGGTTTCTGATGGAGATCCAACAGTAG GAGAGCTAAAGTTGTCCAACATCCAAAAGAATGTTAAGTCAAGCATGAAAGATAACATCTCCCTCTTCAGTCTGGGGATAGGTTTTGATGTTGACTATGACTTCTTGGAAAGGCTGTCTCAAGAAAACCATGGAGTTGCTCAAAGGATTTATGGAAACCAGGATACTTCTATACAGCTCAAG caaTTCTACAATCAGGTCTCTACACCATTGCTACGAAATGTTCAGTTTAACTATCCCCAGGAGTTTGTGACAGATGTTACTCAGAACAGTTTCCATAACTATTTTGGAGGCTCAGAAATAGTGGTGGCAGGAAAAGTGGAACCTGATAAATTGGACCATGTGGAAAGTATCATCACAGCGACATCG GCCAATGCCCAGTTAGTCATGGACACTCTCACAGAAATGGATGGCTTGGATGCCTTTTTATCAAAGGACAAGCATGCAGACCCTGATTTCACCAGGAAGTTATGGGCTTATCTAACCATAAACCAACTTCTAGCTGAAAG GAGTCTGGCTACTACAAAtattgacaaaaagaaaataacaagaacCATCCTGCAGATGTCTTTGGACCATCATGTTGTAAGTCCACTTACTGCCATGCTGATTGAAAGTGCTGATGGGGATGAGAGGATGTTGGCAGACTCTCCAATGGACCAACGAAGACCCTGCTGTCAGG GTGTCTTATTATCCAGTGGCAAGAAGACTGCTCAAAGTTCAATTCCTTCTTGGGCCAAACCTTCACCAACAATGGGTCCAATGAGCATGAAGCAAGCTCAAGTGCTTGTAGCAACTCCTCCTCCTCACGTAATGAGAG TTGAAAACGACCCACATTTCATCATTTACCTCCCGAAGAGTCAAAAGAACATTTGTTTCAATATTGATTCAGAACCTGGTAAAATTCTCAACTTGGTTTCTGATCCAGGGACAG gtgTATTGGTGAATGGAGAGCTCATTGGTGCCAAGAGGCTTAAGAATAAAAAACTAAGTACCTATTTTGgaaaattagcattttatttccaaaacCACAACATAAAAATTGAAATTAGTACAGAGGCAATCACCCTGAAAAATGGTCTCCATACTACCATTTTGTCATGGTTGGACACGGTTCACATTGTTCATAAAAA GTTATTTGtctcaatgaaaaaagaaaagactgtgAACATTACCCTGGATGGAGATATGTCCTTCTCAGTCTTACTGCATCGAGTTTGGAAGAAACATCCCATTAATGTCGACTTCTTGGGTATTTATATTCCTCCTACAAACAAGTTTTCACCGAATGCCCATGGACTAATAGGTAAAGTATTTGTCAGAAAATGGTAG
- the ITIH2 gene encoding inter-alpha-trypsin inhibitor heavy chain H2 isoform X6, producing MKRLMGFLLFLLLSEARSLDLPTNGLPEFMDYEDLVELDSGNSFFPTENRRYQRSILNDHESDQVMENADDQITLYSYKVQSTVTSRVANTVVQSKVVNNSPDPQNVELEVQIPKGAFVTNFSMIVNGVPFTSTIRERTVARGLYAQARAKGKIAGWVSSNTLDMENFKIEVNVLPGSNVQFELHYQEVKWRKLGSYEHRLYLKPGRLAKHLEVNVWIVEPQGLRFLHVPENLGDHFDGIPVITKGKQKAHVSFKPTVAQQRKCPSCSETAVDGQLVIKYDVTREKKAGELEVFNGYFVHFFAPENLDPIPKNILFVIDVSGSMWGIKMKQTVEAMKTILDDLRAEDQFSVVDFNHNVRSWRDELVPATNAQIADAKKYIEKIQPNGGTNINEALLRAIFILNEASNLRMLDPNSVSLIILVSDGDPTVGELKLSNIQKNVKSSMKDNISLFSLGIGFDVDYDFLERLSQENHGVAQRIYGNQDTSIQLKQFYNQVSTPLLRNVQFNYPQEFVTDVTQNSFHNYFGGSEIVVAGKVEPDKLDHVESIITATSANAQLVMDTLTEMDGLDAFLSKDKHADPDFTRKLWAYLTINQLLAERSLATTNIDKKKITRTILQMSLDHHVVSPLTAMLIESADGDERMLADSPMDQRRPCCQGVLLSSGKKTAQSSIPSWAKPSPTMGPMSMKQAQVLVATPPPHVMRVENDPHFIIYLPKSQKNICFNIDSEPGKILNLVSDPGTGVLVNGELIGAKRLKNKKLSTYFGKLAFYFQNHNIKIEISTEAITLKNGLHTTILSWLDTVHIVHKKLFVSMKKEKTVNITLDGDMSFSVLLHRVWKKHPINVDFLGIYIPPTNKFSPNAHGLIGKVFVRK from the exons GAAAATGCTGATGACCAAATAACTCTTTATAGTTATAAAGTTCAATCGACTGTTACATCCCGAGTGGCCAATACTGTTGTCCAAAGCAAAGTGGTGAATAACTCTCCAGATCCACAGAATGTAGAGTTAGAAGTTCAGATACCCAAAGGAGCCTTTGTTACCAACTTCTCCAT GATTGTGAATGGAGTACCATTTACCAGTACCattagagaaaggactgtggcTCGGGGGCTCTATGCTCAAGCAAGAGCCAAAGGCAAAATTGCTGGATGGGTGAG CAGTAACACTCTTGATATGGAGAATTTCAAAATCGAAGTAAATGTCCTCCCAGGATCTAATGTGCAGTTTGAGCTTCATTACCAagaagtgaaatggagaaaattggGATCCTATGAACATAGGCTCTATCTGAAGCCTGGTCGATTAGCCAAACACTTAGAG GTAAACGTATGGATTGTTGAGCCACAAGGGCTTCGTTTCCTTCATGTTCCAGAAAATCTTGGAGACCATTTTGATGGAATTCCAGTTATAACTAAAGGCAAACAAAAG GCACATGTTTCCTTTAAACCAACAGTAGCTCAACAAAGAAAATGCCCCAGCTGTTCTGAGACTGCAGTTGATGGACAACTGGTCATCAAGTATGATGTGACTAGAGAAAAGAAAGCTGGTGAACTTGAA GTCTTCAATGGTTATTTTGTTCACTTCTTTGCTCCTGAAAACTTGGATCCAATTCCTAAAAACATCCTTTTTGTCATTGATGTCAGTGGATCAATGTGGGGAATTAAAATGAAACAG ACTGTTGAAGCAATGAAAACTATATTGGATGACCTAAGAGCTGAGGACCAATTCTCAGTGGTGGATTTCAATCACAATGTCAGAAGCTGGAGAGATGAGCTAGTTCCAGCCACTAATGCACAGATCGCTGATGCTAAGAAGTACATTGAGAAGATACAACCCAATGGGG GCACAAATATTAATGAAGCTCTTTTGAgagcaatttttattttgaatgaagCCAGCAATCTGAGGATGTTGGACCCTAACTCAGTCTCTTTGATTATTTTGGTTTCTGATGGAGATCCAACAGTAG GAGAGCTAAAGTTGTCCAACATCCAAAAGAATGTTAAGTCAAGCATGAAAGATAACATCTCCCTCTTCAGTCTGGGGATAGGTTTTGATGTTGACTATGACTTCTTGGAAAGGCTGTCTCAAGAAAACCATGGAGTTGCTCAAAGGATTTATGGAAACCAGGATACTTCTATACAGCTCAAG caaTTCTACAATCAGGTCTCTACACCATTGCTACGAAATGTTCAGTTTAACTATCCCCAGGAGTTTGTGACAGATGTTACTCAGAACAGTTTCCATAACTATTTTGGAGGCTCAGAAATAGTGGTGGCAGGAAAAGTGGAACCTGATAAATTGGACCATGTGGAAAGTATCATCACAGCGACATCG GCCAATGCCCAGTTAGTCATGGACACTCTCACAGAAATGGATGGCTTGGATGCCTTTTTATCAAAGGACAAGCATGCAGACCCTGATTTCACCAGGAAGTTATGGGCTTATCTAACCATAAACCAACTTCTAGCTGAAAG GAGTCTGGCTACTACAAAtattgacaaaaagaaaataacaagaacCATCCTGCAGATGTCTTTGGACCATCATGTTGTAAGTCCACTTACTGCCATGCTGATTGAAAGTGCTGATGGGGATGAGAGGATGTTGGCAGACTCTCCAATGGACCAACGAAGACCCTGCTGTCAGG GTGTCTTATTATCCAGTGGCAAGAAGACTGCTCAAAGTTCAATTCCTTCTTGGGCCAAACCTTCACCAACAATGGGTCCAATGAGCATGAAGCAAGCTCAAGTGCTTGTAGCAACTCCTCCTCCTCACGTAATGAGAG TTGAAAACGACCCACATTTCATCATTTACCTCCCGAAGAGTCAAAAGAACATTTGTTTCAATATTGATTCAGAACCTGGTAAAATTCTCAACTTGGTTTCTGATCCAGGGACAG gtgTATTGGTGAATGGAGAGCTCATTGGTGCCAAGAGGCTTAAGAATAAAAAACTAAGTACCTATTTTGgaaaattagcattttatttccaaaacCACAACATAAAAATTGAAATTAGTACAGAGGCAATCACCCTGAAAAATGGTCTCCATACTACCATTTTGTCATGGTTGGACACGGTTCACATTGTTCATAAAAA GTTATTTGtctcaatgaaaaaagaaaagactgtgAACATTACCCTGGATGGAGATATGTCCTTCTCAGTCTTACTGCATCGAGTTTGGAAGAAACATCCCATTAATGTCGACTTCTTGGGTATTTATATTCCTCCTACAAACAAGTTTTCACCGAATGCCCATGGACTAATAGGTAAAGTATTTGTCAGAAAATG